The Enterobacter asburiae genomic sequence CAGATGCCAACCAGCAACTCTTCCATCCACTGATGTCCTTTATCCCGGCCCGCGGCTTCATGCCAGGAAAGATAACAGGTACGGCTATTTAGCTTGAGCGGCAGAGGCAAAATTTGCAGATTTAAAGGGTCAGAAAACTCTTCTGCCAGCCAGCGCGGCGCAATTGCCACCAGCGGTGTCTGGGAAACCACGTTTAATACGCTGACCATGGCCATGCCCTGATAAGCCACGCTCGCCTGTTTATCCGCAGTGTCATACCACGGCAGGCTAAAGGATGCATATCTGTCGAGCGCAACAACGGCGTGCTGCTCGTTATAAACATCGTTTTCTCGCAGCGGGGAATTCAGGCGCGGGTGTTTTTTACTGGCGACCAGAACCATTTCATCTTTAAACAGCGGCACGCAGGAAAATTCCGGACGACGGAACTCTTCATATCCCAGAACGAATTCGATCTCCTGATAGCGTAACTGATGTTCCGTGTTTTGATTCAGAGATGATTTAAAAACAAGATGGATATTTGGTGCAATCTCTTCAACTTTATTATAGATAATTGACGTTAAATAATTATCTAAGGGGCTGCAGACACAAAGATGAAATACGCGCTCGCTGCTTAAAGGTTCAAAGCCCGATCCCGGCAGCTCATTTTGGACCAGTTGCAACGCCTGACGGATGGAGCCGAACAGCTGGAATGCGCGTGCGGTAGGCTGGATCCCCCTCCCGTAACGAACAAATAATTCGTCGTTAAACATGAGCTTAAGTCTGGCAACGGCATTACTCACCGCAGGTTGTGACATCCCCAACGCTTGAGCCGCGCGGGTGATATTCTGTTCCTGCATGACCGCATCAAACACCGTCAGAAGATTCAGATCCACCGTGCGTAACTGCGGTTTAATCCCATCAGTAGCTTGAGACTGTTTAATATTATTTTCTGGCACTTCTGACTCCACTGTCACGCTACACTCCTTTGCCAACGTACTGTAATAATCTCGAAAAATATGATTTATCATGCAAATACGATCAGCGAAAGAGAATTATTTAAAATTCGGAATATATAAAGACTCTATATTAACGAAAATTAATGAGCAAAAATGATATGTTTGACTTTAGGATCTGAATGAAACCATAAACCAAATAAATATACAATTGCCATCAGGTTAATGATGACTTAAGCATTATTAAACTGTTATTGTTATCTCCCTACATTTAGTTAACAACCTGTTATCTCCGTTCGTTTTTTAGCACTCAGAAATAGATTCACTGCATTTATAACTTAATGATATCCAAACTCTTTAAGCACAAAGCATCCTTTTCAAGACATTTCACTCATTTTTAAACAATTATTTTTATTTGTTTCTGCAACTCTTTTTTTAAGTCCAAAATTAGACAATTAGTTTGGTCAGTAAAGCTAAAACCAGCACAATTAGCTAAAGTGAATATCCTGTTGATTCCTTCTGTCGGGCCCGTTTTCATCCTCAGGGGTTGACATGAACAGCCGTATCCAGTACCACTAAAAGCATATTGAATTTAACGGAGCACGATTCATGACACGCACCATTCGTTTCACCGGTCTACTACTACTAAACGCATCCACTGTGCGCGGTAGACTGGCGGGCGAAATTCAGCGTTGAATCGTCACCAGTAAGACTAAAAACCCGCGCCACTGCGCGGGTTTTTTTATGCTCGTAGCAAGGCGCCCTAAGACTGACAAGGACCTAACCCATGAGCCAGCAAGTCATTATTTTCGATACTACTTTACGTGACGGTGAACAGGCATTACAGGCAAGCCTGAGTGTAAAAGAGAAACTGCAGATCGCGCTGGCTCTCGAACGTATGGGTGTCGACGTGATGGAGGTCGGTTTCCCTGTCTCTTCCCCGGGTGATTTCGAATCCGTACAGACCATTGCGCGCACCATTAAAAACAGCCGCGTCTGTGCCCTGGCACGCTGCGTAGAGAAAGACATCGACGTCGCCGCCGAGTCGCTGAAGGTCGCCGAAGCGTTCCGTATCCACACCTTTATTGCCACCTCGCCTATGCACATCGCAACCAAATTGCGCAGCACGCTGGATGAGGTGATTGAGCGCGCGGTCTACATGGTTAAGCGCGCACGCAACTATACCGATGACGTTGAATTCTCCTGTGAAGATGCGGGCCGTACGCCAATCGAAGACCTGGCGCGCGTTGTGGAAGCCGCCATCAACGCGGGCGCGAAAACCATCAACATCCCGGACACCGTCGGCTACACCATGCCGTTTGAGTTCTCCAACATCATCACCGGCCTGTATGACCGCGTGCCAAATATTGATAAAGCAATTATCTCCGTCCACACCCACGATGATTTGGGTCTGGCCGTGGGTAATGCTATCGCCGCCGTCCACGCTGGCGCACGTCAGGTAGAAGGCGCGATGAACGGTATAGGTGAACGCGCGGGTAACTGTTCGCTGGAAGAAGTGATCATGGCGATCAAAGTGCGCAAAGACATCATGGACGTGCACACCCGCATTAATCACAACGAAATCTGGCGCACCAGCCAGACCGTCAGCCAGATTTGCAACATGCCGATTCCGGCCAACAAAGCAATTGTCGGCACCGGTGCCTTCGCGCACTCCTCCGGTATTCACCAGGATGGCGTCCTGAAGAATCGTGAAAACTACGAAATCATGACCCCGGAATCCATCGGCCTGAATCAGGTGCAGTT encodes the following:
- the leuO gene encoding transcriptional regulator LeuO; the protein is MPENNIKQSQATDGIKPQLRTVDLNLLTVFDAVMQEQNITRAAQALGMSQPAVSNAVARLKLMFNDELFVRYGRGIQPTARAFQLFGSIRQALQLVQNELPGSGFEPLSSERVFHLCVCSPLDNYLTSIIYNKVEEIAPNIHLVFKSSLNQNTEHQLRYQEIEFVLGYEEFRRPEFSCVPLFKDEMVLVASKKHPRLNSPLRENDVYNEQHAVVALDRYASFSLPWYDTADKQASVAYQGMAMVSVLNVVSQTPLVAIAPRWLAEEFSDPLNLQILPLPLKLNSRTCYLSWHEAAGRDKGHQWMEELLVGICRR
- the leuL gene encoding leu operon leader peptide, coding for MTRTIRFTGLLLLNASTVRGRLAGEIQR
- the leuA gene encoding 2-isopropylmalate synthase codes for the protein MSQQVIIFDTTLRDGEQALQASLSVKEKLQIALALERMGVDVMEVGFPVSSPGDFESVQTIARTIKNSRVCALARCVEKDIDVAAESLKVAEAFRIHTFIATSPMHIATKLRSTLDEVIERAVYMVKRARNYTDDVEFSCEDAGRTPIEDLARVVEAAINAGAKTINIPDTVGYTMPFEFSNIITGLYDRVPNIDKAIISVHTHDDLGLAVGNAIAAVHAGARQVEGAMNGIGERAGNCSLEEVIMAIKVRKDIMDVHTRINHNEIWRTSQTVSQICNMPIPANKAIVGTGAFAHSSGIHQDGVLKNRENYEIMTPESIGLNQVQLNLTSRSGRAAVKHRMEEMGYKDSDYNMDQLYDAFLKLADKKGQVFDYDLEALAFINKQQEEPEHFRLDYFNVQSGSSDIATASVKLACGDEIKAEAANGNGPVDAIYQAINRVTEYDVELVKYDLTAKGHGKDALGQVDIVVTHNGRRFHGVGLATDIVESSAKAMVHVLNNIWRAAEVEKELQRKAQNKENNKETV